One window from the genome of Paramormyrops kingsleyae isolate MSU_618 chromosome 3, PKINGS_0.4, whole genome shotgun sequence encodes:
- the abcg8 gene encoding ATP-binding cassette sub-family G member 8 isoform X2, whose amino-acid sequence MATESSLELGRDPVHTRPAQQNPQDQLFSSAEEDSSLYFTYGGRRNELEVRNLHYEVDTAAQIPWYEKLSEFKMPWEMQCSKQMAIEGLNLRVHSGQMLAVIGSSGCGKTSLLDIVTCRDQGGTVKSGQVLVNGRPSTPQLVQKSIAHVRQDDRLLPHLTVRETLAFVAKLRLPTHFTQAQRDQRVDDVIAELRLRQCSNTRVGNEYVRGVSGGERRRVSIAVQLLWNPGILILDEPTSGLDSFTAHNLVITLSRLARGNRLVLLSVHQPRSDIFQLFDLVVLLSSGSAVYFGPARDMVPYFTTLGHPCPRYCNPSDFYVDLISIDRRSPEREVECLERARVLAAQFVEKVKGTTDFMWKGEEASAAIEPPSKLSSTPQEQVIAVSNQKDRLPGRWHQFTTLLRRQVYNDFRDLVTLLVHGLEALLMSLLIGFLYFGAGESRLSVQDTVALLYMMGALTPFAVVLDVIAKCHSERAMLYHELEDGMYSVTSYFFAKVLGELPEHCVFTLVYGVPIYWLAGLNGAPDRFLLNFLLTWLVVYCSRSMALFVAAALPTLQTSAFMGNSLFTVFYLTGGFVISLGNMWLVASWFSYISFMRWGFEGMLQVQFRGLKYPITMGNYTLNIDGILVVEAMEMNQYPLYSCYLVLIAVCIVFMLLYYLSLKFIKQKSSQDW is encoded by the exons ATGGCGACCGAGAGCAGCCTCGAATTAGGAAGGGACCCCGTCCACACAAGACCCGCTCAGCAG AACCCACAGGATCAGCTGTTTTCGTCCGCGGAGGAAGACAGCAGCCTGTACTTCACCTATGGAGGGCGCCGTAATGAGCTCGAGGTCAGGAACCTGCACTATGAG GTGGACACGGCAGCACAGATACCGTGGTACGAGAAGCTGTCTGAGTTCAAGATGCCCTGGGAGATGCAGTGCAGCAAGCAGATGGCCATCGAGGGCCTCAACCTCCGTGTCCACAGCGGCCAAATGCTGGCCGTCATCGGCAGCTCAG GCTGTGGGAAAACCTCGCTGCTGGACATTGTCACATGCCGGGATCAGGGCGGCACCGTGAAGTCAGGCCAGGTGCTGGTCAACGGCCGGCCCAGCACCCCCCAGCTGGTGCAGAAGAGCATCGCCCACGTGCGGCAGGACGACCGCCTGCTGCCCCACCTCACCGTGCGCGAGACGCTGGCCTTCGTGGCCAAGCTGCGGCTGCCCACGCACTTCACCCAGGCCCAGCGAGACCAGCGG GTGGACGACGTGATCGCGGAGTTGCGTCTGCGGCAGTGCTCCAACACCAGGGTTGGCAACGAGTACGTGCGAGGCGTGTCCGGAGGAGAGAGGCGGCGGGTCAGCATTGCCGTGCAGCTGCTGTGGAACCCAG GCATCCTTATCCTGGATGAGCCCACCTCAGGTCTGGACAGCTTCACAGCACACAACCTGGTGATCACTCTGTCACGTCTCGCCCGGGGGAACCGGCTGGTGCTGCTCTCGGTCCACCAGCCACGCTCGGACATCTTCCAGCTCTTCGACCTGGTGGTGCTGCTCTCCTCCGGCTCAGCGGTGTATTTTGGCCCTGCCCGTGACATGGTGCCCTACTTCACCACCCTGGGCCACCCCTGCCCCCGCTACTGCAACCCCTCCGACTTCTACG TGGACCTGATCAGTATTGACCGGCGTAGCCCAGAGCGTGAGGTGGAGTGTCTGGAGCGGGCTAGGGTGCTGGCTGCCCAATTTGTGGAGAAGGTGAAGGGGACTACAGACTTTATGTGGAAGGGTGAGGAGGCCAGTGCTGCCATCGAGCCCCCCAG CAAGCTCTCCTCGACACCCCAGGAGCAGGTGATCGCCGTGTCCAATCAGAAGGACCGCCTGCCCGGCCGCTGGCATCAGTTCACCACCCTGCTGAG GAGGCAGGTATACAATGACTTCCGGGACCTGGTCACCCTGCTGGTGCATGGGCTGGAGGCCCTTCTGATGTCCCTGCTCATTGGCTTTTTGTACTTCGGAGCGGGAGAGTCACGCCTGTCTGTGCAGGACACCGTGGCCCTCCTTTACATGATGGGGGCGCTAACTCCCTTTGCGGTGGTGCTGGACGTCATCGCCAAGT GTCACTCCGAAAGAGCGATGCTGTACCACGAGCTTGAAGATGGAATGTACTCAGTTACATCATACTTCTTTGCCAAG GTCTTGGGGGAGCTTCCTGAGCACTGTGTCTTCACGCTGGTGTACGGAGTACCTATCTACTGGCTGGCGGGTCTGAACGGGGCGCCGGACCGCTTCCTGCTGAACTTCCTGCTCACCTGGCTGGTGGTGTACTGCAGCCGCTCCATGGCGCTCTTCGTGGCGGCGGCCCTGCCCACGCTGCAGACCTCGGCCTTCATGGGCAATTCGCTCTTCACCGTCTTCTACCTCACGGGCGGCTTCGTCATCAGCCTGGGCAACATGTGGCTGG TGGCCTCTTGGTTCTCCTACATCTCCTTCATGCGCTGGGGGTTTGAGGGAATGCTGCAGGTCCAGTTTCGAGGACTCAAGTACCCAATCACCATGGGAAATTACACCTTAAACATCGATGGGATATTA GTGGTAGAAGCCATGGAAATGAATCAGTACCCTCTGTACTCGTGCTACCTCGTACTCATAGCGGTTTGCATCGTCTTCATGTTGCTCTACTACCTGTCTCTGAAGTTCATCAAACAGAAGTCCAGCCAGGATTGGTGA
- the abcg8 gene encoding ATP-binding cassette sub-family G member 8 isoform X1 — translation MATESSLELGRDPVHTRPAQQNPQDQLFSSAEEDSSLYFTYGGRRNELEVRNLHYEVDTAAQIPWYEKLSEFKMPWEMQCSKQMAIEGLNLRVHSGQMLAVIGSSGCGKTSLLDIVTCRDQGGTVKSGQVLVNGRPSTPQLVQKSIAHVRQDDRLLPHLTVRETLAFVAKLRLPTHFTQAQRDQRVDDVIAELRLRQCSNTRVGNEYVRGVSGGERRRVSIAVQLLWNPGILILDEPTSGLDSFTAHNLVITLSRLARGNRLVLLSVHQPRSDIFQLFDLVVLLSSGSAVYFGPARDMVPYFTTLGHPCPRYCNPSDFYVDLISIDRRSPEREVECLERARVLAAQFVEKVKGTTDFMWKGEEASAAIEPPSSKLSSTPQEQVIAVSNQKDRLPGRWHQFTTLLRRQVYNDFRDLVTLLVHGLEALLMSLLIGFLYFGAGESRLSVQDTVALLYMMGALTPFAVVLDVIAKCHSERAMLYHELEDGMYSVTSYFFAKVLGELPEHCVFTLVYGVPIYWLAGLNGAPDRFLLNFLLTWLVVYCSRSMALFVAAALPTLQTSAFMGNSLFTVFYLTGGFVISLGNMWLVASWFSYISFMRWGFEGMLQVQFRGLKYPITMGNYTLNIDGILVVEAMEMNQYPLYSCYLVLIAVCIVFMLLYYLSLKFIKQKSSQDW, via the exons ATGGCGACCGAGAGCAGCCTCGAATTAGGAAGGGACCCCGTCCACACAAGACCCGCTCAGCAG AACCCACAGGATCAGCTGTTTTCGTCCGCGGAGGAAGACAGCAGCCTGTACTTCACCTATGGAGGGCGCCGTAATGAGCTCGAGGTCAGGAACCTGCACTATGAG GTGGACACGGCAGCACAGATACCGTGGTACGAGAAGCTGTCTGAGTTCAAGATGCCCTGGGAGATGCAGTGCAGCAAGCAGATGGCCATCGAGGGCCTCAACCTCCGTGTCCACAGCGGCCAAATGCTGGCCGTCATCGGCAGCTCAG GCTGTGGGAAAACCTCGCTGCTGGACATTGTCACATGCCGGGATCAGGGCGGCACCGTGAAGTCAGGCCAGGTGCTGGTCAACGGCCGGCCCAGCACCCCCCAGCTGGTGCAGAAGAGCATCGCCCACGTGCGGCAGGACGACCGCCTGCTGCCCCACCTCACCGTGCGCGAGACGCTGGCCTTCGTGGCCAAGCTGCGGCTGCCCACGCACTTCACCCAGGCCCAGCGAGACCAGCGG GTGGACGACGTGATCGCGGAGTTGCGTCTGCGGCAGTGCTCCAACACCAGGGTTGGCAACGAGTACGTGCGAGGCGTGTCCGGAGGAGAGAGGCGGCGGGTCAGCATTGCCGTGCAGCTGCTGTGGAACCCAG GCATCCTTATCCTGGATGAGCCCACCTCAGGTCTGGACAGCTTCACAGCACACAACCTGGTGATCACTCTGTCACGTCTCGCCCGGGGGAACCGGCTGGTGCTGCTCTCGGTCCACCAGCCACGCTCGGACATCTTCCAGCTCTTCGACCTGGTGGTGCTGCTCTCCTCCGGCTCAGCGGTGTATTTTGGCCCTGCCCGTGACATGGTGCCCTACTTCACCACCCTGGGCCACCCCTGCCCCCGCTACTGCAACCCCTCCGACTTCTACG TGGACCTGATCAGTATTGACCGGCGTAGCCCAGAGCGTGAGGTGGAGTGTCTGGAGCGGGCTAGGGTGCTGGCTGCCCAATTTGTGGAGAAGGTGAAGGGGACTACAGACTTTATGTGGAAGGGTGAGGAGGCCAGTGCTGCCATCGAGCCCCCCAG CAGCAAGCTCTCCTCGACACCCCAGGAGCAGGTGATCGCCGTGTCCAATCAGAAGGACCGCCTGCCCGGCCGCTGGCATCAGTTCACCACCCTGCTGAG GAGGCAGGTATACAATGACTTCCGGGACCTGGTCACCCTGCTGGTGCATGGGCTGGAGGCCCTTCTGATGTCCCTGCTCATTGGCTTTTTGTACTTCGGAGCGGGAGAGTCACGCCTGTCTGTGCAGGACACCGTGGCCCTCCTTTACATGATGGGGGCGCTAACTCCCTTTGCGGTGGTGCTGGACGTCATCGCCAAGT GTCACTCCGAAAGAGCGATGCTGTACCACGAGCTTGAAGATGGAATGTACTCAGTTACATCATACTTCTTTGCCAAG GTCTTGGGGGAGCTTCCTGAGCACTGTGTCTTCACGCTGGTGTACGGAGTACCTATCTACTGGCTGGCGGGTCTGAACGGGGCGCCGGACCGCTTCCTGCTGAACTTCCTGCTCACCTGGCTGGTGGTGTACTGCAGCCGCTCCATGGCGCTCTTCGTGGCGGCGGCCCTGCCCACGCTGCAGACCTCGGCCTTCATGGGCAATTCGCTCTTCACCGTCTTCTACCTCACGGGCGGCTTCGTCATCAGCCTGGGCAACATGTGGCTGG TGGCCTCTTGGTTCTCCTACATCTCCTTCATGCGCTGGGGGTTTGAGGGAATGCTGCAGGTCCAGTTTCGAGGACTCAAGTACCCAATCACCATGGGAAATTACACCTTAAACATCGATGGGATATTA GTGGTAGAAGCCATGGAAATGAATCAGTACCCTCTGTACTCGTGCTACCTCGTACTCATAGCGGTTTGCATCGTCTTCATGTTGCTCTACTACCTGTCTCTGAAGTTCATCAAACAGAAGTCCAGCCAGGATTGGTGA
- the abcg5 gene encoding ATP-binding cassette sub-family G member 5: MNRSYSLSGEGRREDGGYKESFKFVLETGPPLTPVRVEEGRAPCCLSVSQVSYTVSERLGPWWDLASYKKKWTRQILRDVSFHVESGQIMGILGNSGSGKTTLLDVISGRIGNTGHLQGEVLVNGRKLKRDQFQDCFSYVLQSDNLLSYLTVEETLTFTAQLALRQHSADAIRKKVGAVMAELSLSHVAHSVIGGRIFPGISGGERRRVSIASQLLQDPKIILLDEPTTGLDSMTANQIVVLLAELAKRDRIVIVTIHQPRSELFKVFSRIAIMSLGELVFCGQPEEMVDFFSDCGYECPEYCNPFDIYVDLTSVDTRCSEREASTYSRMHDIASTYQRSSIYQRMVGCMQQSCQVANKPSIPFKSKQSPSGLAKLAVLFRRTVRNLARDRMGVLMRLSQNLIYGLFVAFFVMKLDTNIKKGAVQDRIGVIYQSMGASPYTGMLNAVALFPALRAISDQESRDGLYQKWQMFLAYILHILPFSIISVIIFSSFLYWTVGMHPDAMRFLCFSAVILVPHIVGELLTLVLLGVVQDPNMVNSGVALLNIAGILLGSGFLRSSQEMPTVLQWLSYLTFQKYGCELLIVTEFHDLNFTCGIPDEIPGNIPDPCKLFNGEIIIDQGYPGALSRYTQDFLLLYAFLPALVLLGVLSFKARDHLIRR; encoded by the exons ATGAACAGATCTTACTCCCTGTCTGGCGAGGGGAGGCGGGAGGATGGCGGTTATAAAGAGTCCTTTAAGTTTGTTCTGGAAACGGGTCCGCCGCTGACCCCGGTGCGTGTAGAGGAAGGCCGAGCCCCCTGCTGCCTGAGCGTAAGTCAGGTGTCCTACACTGTCAG CGAACGTCTAGGTCCATGGTGGGACCTGGCCTCCTACAAAAAGAAGTGGACCCGGCAGATCCTCAGAGATGTGTCCTTCCATGTGGAGAGCGGCCAGATCatgggaattctgggaaactCCG GCTCAGGGAAAACCACCCTCCTGGATGTGATCTCCGGCCGGATTGGGAACACAGGGCACCTCCAGGGAGAGGTGCTGGTGAATGGCAGGAAGCTGAAGAGAGATCAGTTCCAGGACTGCTTCTCTTATGTGCTACAG AGTGACAACCTTCTCAGCTACCTAACGGTGGAGGAAACCCTGACCTTCACAGCGCAGCTTGCACTGAGGCAACACTCTGCGGATGCCATCCGCAAGAAG GTGGGGGCAGTGATGGCGGAGCTTAGCCTGAGCCATGTGGCCCATAGCGTCATTGGGGGGCGAATCTTTCCCGGGATCTCGGGTGGGGAGAGGAGGCGGGTCTCCATTGCGAGCCAGCTGCTGCAGGACCCTA agatcATCCTGTTGGATGAGCCAACCACAGGTCTGGACAGCATGACGGCCAATCAGATAGTGGTCCTTCTGGCTGAGCTGGCCAAGAGGGACCGTATCGTCATAGTAACCATCCACCAGCCCCGTTCCGAGCTCTTTAAG GTGTTCAGCAGGATAGCCATCATGAGCCTGGGGGAGCTGGTGTTCTGCGGGCAGCCAGAAGAGATGGTCGATTTCTTCAGTGACTGTGGATATGAGTGTCCCGAGTACTGCAACCCCTTTGACATCTACG TGGATCTGACATCAGTGGACACACGATGCAGTGAGAGAGAGGCCAGCACCTACAGCCGGATGCATGATATCGCCTCGACCTACCAGCGCTCCAGCATCTACCAGCGCATGGTGGGCTGCATGCAGCAGAGCTGCCAGGTGGCCAACAAACCCAGCATTCCCTTCAAGAGCAAGCAGTCGCCCAGCGGACTGGCCAAGCTCGCGGTTCTCTTCAG GAGGACAGTGAGGAACCTGGCAAGAGACCGGATGGGGGTTCTGATGCGCCTGTCCCAGAACCTCATTTATGGGCTCTTCGTGGCCTTCTTTGTCATGAAGCTGGACACCAACATCAAGAAGGGCGCAGTGCAGGACCGAATCGGCGTCATCTACCAGTCCATGGGCGCATCGCCCTACACGGGCATGCTTAATGCCGTGGCTTTGT TTCCTGCTCTGAGGGCCATCAGCGACCAGGAGAGCAGAGATGGCCTCTATCAGAAGTGGCAGATGTTCCTGGCCTACATCCTCCACATCCTGCCTTTCAGCATCATCAGTGTCATCATCTTCTCCTCCTTCCTCTACTG GACAGTGGGGATGCACCCCGACGCCATGAGATTCCTCTGCTTCAGCGCCGTGATCTTGGTGCCCCATATAGTGGGTGAACTCCTTACCTTGGTGCTCCTGGGGGTGGTCCAGGACCCCAACATGGTGAACAGTGGGGTGGCTCTACTCAACATTGCCGGTATCCTGCTGGGCTCTGGGTTCCTCAG GAGCAGCCAGGAGATGCCCACCGTGCTGCAGTGGCTCAGCTACCTCACCTTCCAGAAGTACGGCTGTGAGCTCCTCATTGTTACCGAATTCCACGATCTGAACTTCACCTGCG GAATCCCTGACGAGATCCCGGGGAACATCCCAGACCCATGCAAACTGTTCAACGGGGAAATTATCATTGACCAGGGCTACCCAGGTGCCCTCTCCCGCTACACTCAGGACTTCCTGCTGCTCTACGCCTTTCTGCCTGCCCTCGTGCTGCTTGGGGTTCTCAGCTTCAAGGCTCGGGACCACCTCATTCGccgctga
- the dync2li1 gene encoding cytoplasmic dynein 2 light intermediate chain 1 isoform X1, whose amino-acid sequence MPKISDTLWELAAAEVHNRVSGASEDEGEGNGDAPSPYERTVFFLGNKTGGKTTVMLRCLDRDEAAKPTLALEYTFGRRARGHNTPKDIAHFWELGGGTSLSDLIQIPITAQNVRTLSVVLVLDLSKPNALWGTVERLLQAVQAKVDGVLSKLQKTGERRSDRNPTLNSTPQHLHKDHPDRELISPFPVPLLMVGSKYDIFQDFESEKRKVVSKTLRFLAHYYGASLIFTSNKSESLMSKTKGLVAHLAFGTDRGKIVSTDHSKPLIIPAGMDSLSQIGSPPTTDIDISSLHARNPLDLWKKVFERVFPPESTGDLKELRNPARDPQFREAQIDSMRSQKDQELEQYKRNSSKSWKGMDLDAEPRGQRS is encoded by the exons ATGCCAAAAATAAG TGACACGCTGTGGGAGTTGGCTGCTGCGGAGGTACATAACCGAGTGAGCGGAGCAAGCGAGGACGAAGGGGAAGGTAATGGTGATGCTCCGAGTCCATATGAAAGGACGGTGTTCTTCTTGGGAAACAAGACCGGG GGGAAGACAACAGTTATGCTTAGATGTCTTGACAG GGATGAGGCTGCTAAGCCGACTTTAGCATTGGAGTACACTTTTGGAAGAAGGGCACGTGGACACAATACG CCCAAAGATATCGCCCACTTCTGGGAGCTGGGCGGTGGGACCTCGCTGTCAGACCTCATTCAGATTCCGATCACAGCACAGAATGTGAG AACTCTCTCCGTGGTGCTGGTTCTGGACCTGTCCAAACCCAATGCGCTGTGGGGGACTGTAGAGCGGCTGCTGCAGGCCGTACAGGCCAAGGTAGACGGAGTGCTCTCCAAGTTACAGAAGACGGGGGAGCGTAGGTCCGACAGAAACCCCACCCTGAACAGCACCCCTCAGCACCTTCACAAGGACCACCCA GACCGTGAACTCATAAGTCCCTTTCCAGTACCTTTGCTGATGGTCGGCAGCAAATATGATATTTTTCAG GACTTTGAGTCTGAGAAGAGGAAAGTGGTCTCCAAGACCCTGCGGTTCCTTGCCCATTACTATGGAGCGTCTTTGATA TTCACCAGCAATAAATCAGAGAGTCTGATGTCTAAGACCAAAGGTCTTGTTGCTCACCTTGCGTTTGGCACAGACAGAGG GAAGATTGTGTCCACTGACCACAGTAAACCCCTGATCATTCCGGCCGGAATGGACTCGCTCAGTCAGATCG GTTCTCCTCCAACAACAGACATTGACATCAGTTCTCTTCATGCCAGGAACCCTTTGGACCTGTGGAAGAAGGTGTTTGAAAGGGTGTTCCCCCCCGAG AGTACTGGAGACCTGAAGGAGCTCAGGAACCCAGCGAGGGATCCGCAGTTCAGAGAAGCTCAGATCGACTCAATGAGATCTCAGAAGGACCAG gagCTGGAACAGTACAAGAGAAATTCCTCAAAGTCATGGAAAGGAATGGACCTGGATGCTGAGcccaggggtcaaaggtcatga
- the dync2li1 gene encoding cytoplasmic dynein 2 light intermediate chain 1 isoform X2, whose amino-acid sequence MVMLRVHMKGRCSSWETRPGDEAAKPTLALEYTFGRRARGHNTPKDIAHFWELGGGTSLSDLIQIPITAQNVRTLSVVLVLDLSKPNALWGTVERLLQAVQAKVDGVLSKLQKTGERRSDRNPTLNSTPQHLHKDHPDRELISPFPVPLLMVGSKYDIFQDFESEKRKVVSKTLRFLAHYYGASLIFTSNKSESLMSKTKGLVAHLAFGTDRGKIVSTDHSKPLIIPAGMDSLSQIGSPPTTDIDISSLHARNPLDLWKKVFERVFPPESTGDLKELRNPARDPQFREAQIDSMRSQKDQELEQYKRNSSKSWKGMDLDAEPRGQRS is encoded by the exons ATGGTGATGCTCCGAGTCCATATGAAAGGACGGTGTTCTTCTTGGGAAACAAGACCGGG GGATGAGGCTGCTAAGCCGACTTTAGCATTGGAGTACACTTTTGGAAGAAGGGCACGTGGACACAATACG CCCAAAGATATCGCCCACTTCTGGGAGCTGGGCGGTGGGACCTCGCTGTCAGACCTCATTCAGATTCCGATCACAGCACAGAATGTGAG AACTCTCTCCGTGGTGCTGGTTCTGGACCTGTCCAAACCCAATGCGCTGTGGGGGACTGTAGAGCGGCTGCTGCAGGCCGTACAGGCCAAGGTAGACGGAGTGCTCTCCAAGTTACAGAAGACGGGGGAGCGTAGGTCCGACAGAAACCCCACCCTGAACAGCACCCCTCAGCACCTTCACAAGGACCACCCA GACCGTGAACTCATAAGTCCCTTTCCAGTACCTTTGCTGATGGTCGGCAGCAAATATGATATTTTTCAG GACTTTGAGTCTGAGAAGAGGAAAGTGGTCTCCAAGACCCTGCGGTTCCTTGCCCATTACTATGGAGCGTCTTTGATA TTCACCAGCAATAAATCAGAGAGTCTGATGTCTAAGACCAAAGGTCTTGTTGCTCACCTTGCGTTTGGCACAGACAGAGG GAAGATTGTGTCCACTGACCACAGTAAACCCCTGATCATTCCGGCCGGAATGGACTCGCTCAGTCAGATCG GTTCTCCTCCAACAACAGACATTGACATCAGTTCTCTTCATGCCAGGAACCCTTTGGACCTGTGGAAGAAGGTGTTTGAAAGGGTGTTCCCCCCCGAG AGTACTGGAGACCTGAAGGAGCTCAGGAACCCAGCGAGGGATCCGCAGTTCAGAGAAGCTCAGATCGACTCAATGAGATCTCAGAAGGACCAG gagCTGGAACAGTACAAGAGAAATTCCTCAAAGTCATGGAAAGGAATGGACCTGGATGCTGAGcccaggggtcaaaggtcatga